A single genomic interval of Cellvibrio sp. PSBB023 harbors:
- a CDS encoding glycoside hydrolase family 13 protein has translation MKKIIVFLALWTISAASIAEPYSVQRVEPANWWVGMKYHQVELLVYGDNISATTPAIDYPGVAILHVKNADSPNYLFVTIDIAENTKPGTFPINFVLDGTVQSRFDYQLLAREKNSAQRQGFSPKDAIYLITPDRFANGDSKNDAVPGMLEQPNRAYKGGRHGGDIAGMEQQLNYIAAMGFTQIWPNPLTENNMEKYSYHGYAATDLYKIDARYGTNEDFKRFVQKAHKKSIGVIQDIVLNHIGSNHWWMKDLPAKDWLNFPSEYQETNHRRTTVQDPYAAPADKELFVSGWFVPTMPDLNQRNPHLANYLIQNSLWWVEFAGLSGIREDTYGYADQAFLSRWAKTIMDEYPNFNIVGEEWSANPAVVAHWQRGKVNASGHVPYMPSVMDFPNHETLREVLLEKEAWDKGWVRLYEMLANDFVYADPFNLVIFPENHDTSRLYSYVNEDVDLFKTAMVYMATMRGIPQFYYGSEVLMTSPRERDDGAVRADMPGGWKGDAKNAFTGKGLSAKERDMQHYLKTLLTWRKTSAVIHKGKLQHFSPANGFYVYFRYLDNRAVMVVLNKNEQEGSLDLNPYQHFLAGKKTARNVITGKQVTLGSALVLPAKTSVVIELQ, from the coding sequence ATGAAAAAAATAATAGTGTTTCTGGCGTTATGGACAATCTCGGCCGCGAGTATTGCTGAGCCCTATTCAGTTCAGCGTGTGGAGCCCGCCAATTGGTGGGTTGGTATGAAATACCATCAGGTAGAATTGTTGGTTTATGGCGATAATATTAGTGCAACAACGCCAGCTATTGATTACCCAGGCGTTGCTATCCTTCATGTAAAAAATGCCGATAGCCCCAATTATTTATTTGTCACTATCGATATAGCAGAAAATACAAAACCCGGAACATTTCCAATCAATTTTGTGCTTGATGGAACAGTACAAAGCCGTTTTGATTATCAATTGTTAGCGCGCGAAAAAAATTCTGCCCAGCGTCAGGGCTTTTCCCCCAAAGATGCTATTTACCTGATTACACCGGATCGCTTCGCTAACGGCGATAGCAAAAATGATGCAGTGCCCGGTATGTTGGAGCAACCCAATCGCGCTTACAAAGGTGGGCGCCATGGGGGTGATATTGCAGGTATGGAACAACAGTTGAATTACATTGCGGCGATGGGCTTTACCCAAATTTGGCCCAACCCATTAACCGAAAACAATATGGAAAAATATTCCTATCACGGTTATGCCGCAACAGATCTGTACAAAATAGATGCGCGCTATGGAACCAACGAGGATTTTAAACGGTTTGTACAAAAGGCCCATAAAAAAAGCATAGGTGTTATTCAGGATATAGTGCTCAATCACATAGGTTCCAATCACTGGTGGATGAAAGATTTGCCCGCAAAAGATTGGTTAAATTTCCCCAGTGAATATCAGGAGACCAATCATCGTCGCACCACTGTGCAAGACCCTTATGCGGCACCTGCCGACAAAGAGTTATTTGTCAGTGGATGGTTTGTGCCCACCATGCCTGATTTAAATCAACGCAATCCGCATTTGGCCAATTATTTAATTCAGAACAGTTTATGGTGGGTTGAGTTCGCCGGCTTAAGTGGTATTCGTGAAGATACTTATGGCTACGCTGATCAGGCATTTTTATCGCGCTGGGCAAAAACCATTATGGACGAATACCCCAACTTCAATATTGTTGGCGAAGAGTGGAGCGCGAATCCTGCAGTGGTTGCACATTGGCAGCGCGGTAAAGTCAATGCCAGTGGCCATGTGCCTTATATGCCCAGTGTGATGGATTTTCCAAATCACGAAACCCTGCGCGAAGTGCTGCTGGAAAAAGAAGCCTGGGATAAAGGCTGGGTTCGCCTGTATGAAATGCTGGCCAATGATTTTGTGTATGCCGACCCCTTTAATTTAGTGATCTTTCCCGAAAACCATGACACATCGCGGCTGTATTCCTATGTGAATGAAGATGTTGATTTATTTAAAACAGCGATGGTGTATATGGCGACCATGCGCGGTATTCCCCAGTTTTATTATGGATCTGAAGTGTTGATGACCAGCCCGCGTGAGCGCGACGATGGCGCCGTGCGTGCCGATATGCCGGGTGGGTGGAAAGGTGATGCTAAAAATGCCTTTACCGGTAAAGGTCTGAGCGCAAAAGAGCGGGATATGCAACATTATTTAAAAACCTTGCTCACCTGGCGAAAAACCTCAGCGGTTATTCATAAAGGAAAATTGCAACATTTTTCACCGGCAAACGGGTTTTATGTTTACTTCCGTTATTTGGATAATCGTGCTGTTATGGTAGTGCTCAATAAAAATGAACAGGAAGGTTCATTGGATTTAAATCCATACCAACACTTTTTAGCGGGTAAGAAAACAGCGCGCAATGTAATAACGGGAAAACAGGTTACGCTGGGTTCTGCATTGGTATTGCCGGCAAAAACCTCGGTCGTTATTGAATTGCAGTGA
- a CDS encoding alpha-amylase family glycosyl hydrolase, translated as MNDYKKIITALTGICVVSIVALGLVGCNPSPPPPVEQNKTVTSGKPVVYQIFTRLYGNTNSTNKPWGTQEENGVGKFNDINEAALKSIKELGVTHVWFTGVPHHAVIRDYTAYGISNDDPDVVKGRAGSPYAVKDYYNVNPDLAVDPAQRLQEFEALIARTHAQGMKVIIDIVPNHVARHYESLSKPQGVENFGARDNVTVEYQRDNNFYYVVGENFRVPEAQGDYQPLGGESHPLSDGQFDEKPAKWTGNGSRLAQPKFDDWYETVKINYGVRPDGTKDFPELPADYAQKDLLAHAQFWQGKDVPDSWIKFRQIAEYWLAKGVDGFRYDMAEMVPVEFWSYLNSAIKQKNPQAFLLAEVYNPAEYRNYIRLGKMDYLYDKVEMYDGLKAVMQGKSSTDVIAQVQEGMSDIEEHMLHFLENHDEQRIVSPEFAGSAEKAKPAMVISTLISRSPTMLYFGQEVGETGALDSGFGDPSRTTIFDYAGVPAHQRFMNGGKFDGGQSTAEEKALREFYRGVLNLSHTDVIAVGDYQELHSHNINAGQGYNNKLFAFTRATHAQKWIVISNFSAQKSGPLRLSLPASYVTAWALDKPVYELSPQLAHHSQFSTLAVNAEGASVELELAPYDSLVLAIKGSK; from the coding sequence ATGAATGATTATAAAAAAATAATTACCGCCCTGACAGGTATATGCGTGGTGAGTATTGTTGCGCTGGGACTGGTTGGCTGTAATCCATCGCCACCTCCGCCGGTCGAGCAAAACAAAACAGTAACGTCAGGTAAGCCTGTTGTATACCAAATATTTACCCGCCTTTATGGCAACACTAACTCCACCAATAAACCCTGGGGAACCCAGGAGGAAAATGGTGTTGGTAAATTTAACGATATTAACGAGGCCGCACTTAAATCGATAAAAGAATTGGGTGTTACGCATGTGTGGTTCACCGGTGTTCCGCATCACGCTGTCATTCGCGACTACACCGCTTACGGCATCAGTAACGATGATCCTGATGTAGTGAAAGGTCGCGCCGGTTCACCCTATGCGGTGAAGGATTATTACAACGTTAACCCGGATTTGGCGGTTGACCCTGCACAACGCTTACAAGAATTTGAAGCGCTTATCGCTCGCACCCATGCACAAGGTATGAAGGTGATTATCGATATAGTGCCCAACCATGTTGCGCGCCATTACGAGTCATTGAGCAAGCCCCAGGGTGTAGAGAATTTTGGTGCGCGCGATAATGTGACTGTGGAATACCAGCGCGATAATAATTTTTATTACGTGGTGGGCGAAAATTTCCGAGTGCCAGAGGCGCAAGGAGATTATCAGCCGCTGGGTGGAGAATCTCATCCCCTCAGTGATGGCCAGTTTGATGAGAAACCGGCGAAGTGGACCGGCAATGGTTCGCGCTTGGCGCAACCAAAATTTGATGATTGGTATGAAACCGTAAAAATCAATTACGGTGTACGCCCGGATGGCACCAAAGATTTTCCTGAATTACCCGCAGATTATGCGCAAAAAGACCTGCTTGCTCACGCCCAATTCTGGCAGGGTAAAGACGTACCGGATTCCTGGATCAAGTTTCGTCAAATTGCAGAATATTGGTTAGCCAAAGGTGTGGATGGGTTTCGTTATGACATGGCAGAAATGGTGCCGGTAGAGTTCTGGAGTTATTTGAATTCAGCGATCAAACAAAAAAATCCCCAAGCCTTTTTATTGGCTGAAGTCTATAACCCCGCCGAGTATCGTAATTATATCCGCCTGGGAAAAATGGATTACCTTTACGACAAGGTGGAAATGTACGATGGTTTAAAAGCGGTTATGCAGGGTAAAAGCAGCACCGACGTTATTGCGCAGGTGCAAGAAGGCATGAGCGATATTGAAGAACATATGCTGCACTTTTTGGAAAATCACGATGAACAGCGAATTGTCAGCCCCGAGTTTGCCGGTAGCGCCGAAAAAGCCAAACCAGCAATGGTGATATCCACGCTGATTAGCCGTTCACCAACCATGTTGTATTTTGGTCAGGAAGTTGGTGAAACCGGTGCATTGGATTCCGGTTTTGGCGATCCATCGCGCACGACTATTTTTGATTACGCCGGTGTTCCTGCGCATCAACGTTTTATGAATGGTGGAAAATTTGATGGCGGGCAATCTACGGCGGAAGAAAAAGCGCTGCGGGAGTTTTATCGCGGTGTATTGAACTTGTCTCACACTGATGTGATTGCAGTGGGCGATTATCAGGAGTTGCACAGCCACAATATTAACGCTGGCCAAGGTTATAACAATAAGTTGTTCGCTTTTACTCGTGCAACCCATGCTCAGAAATGGATTGTCATTAGCAATTTTTCAGCGCAAAAAAGCGGGCCGTTACGCTTGTCATTACCCGCGAGCTATGTGACGGCCTGGGCACTGGACAAGCCGGTGTATGAGCTGTCGCCCCAGCTTGCACATCACTCACAATTTTCAACCTTGGCTGTTAATGCAGAAGGGGCAAGTGTTGAACTTGAGTTAGCGCCCTATGACTCTCTGGTACTGGCGATAAAGGGCAGTAAATAA
- a CDS encoding alpha-1,6-glucosidase domain-containing protein, with protein sequence MKFNSRNESARKALGLAALLLGLFALSSCGGGGSGTNNNAAELPTCRDPQVLLDNGVCGDPRPPFELPACPEGTIRSGADCIVPDFPVPERLAGPNEAVIFVNIEGTADEKNAAFASYNLHLWQACGNGWGSSVTDGNNTTYAIPTTWPNGPGVASKNDGAVGVRHDPYYGAYFVIPVSETGTCGNYIIKTPGGAAQTNDLSLTIKRDGGDYERMAWIIVNADNMRNSRVSNVPICINDVCSLERPLLSISDVEAHWISPHTIIWNRSFTADKPVKLYQSAAGGMAPDASGNLQGGELFATLNAGRPMTDAEKALVPHLADYVAYDLPVEISIDSIKAALKNELLIVGRFDSVEENEQGQTVTVERGRATRLQLPHVLDALYADSAADEKLGVSYGSGVTAKVWAPTAQNVDLRVFSGDPLRVSATLPMTFDANTGVWSVTGSVAELDRKFYRFRVTAFHPLQKAVRRLEVTDPYSVSLSTNGRHSQFVNLDDVDTKPAGWDGHFIPEVTAPENMAIYEAHIRDFSIDDASTSTSYRGKYLAFTESNSVPVQHLKSLANAGLTHVHLLPSNDSSNMKEDFDGQVNLNSYILELCQRVPNRAAVSVCDGSVPNNSTVRQVLESYDPQTPAARELIAAIADLDGFNWGYDPQHFNAPEGTYSTNPQGFTRVKEMRAMNMALHEMGLRVVMDVVYPHTVSSGIEAANSVFDKVVPGYYYRVNPATAEVETGTGAGPDTATEHRMMGKFVADSVVQWAEHYKVDGFRFDQSGYMPKSVLVNAYEAVKAVDPDNYFYAEAWTPGGGSSGDRIAERAVQEALAGTGIGTFNDRIRNPLQQMALINGGNVDAIRAGLAGNLKDFKLKTKSGAVINASTVGAYNLDPQEAINYVEKHDNETLWDWMHRPGAVPADMSIANRTRVSSLTLSVPVLSQGVPFVQMGTELLRSKSMSPNSYNAGDWFNKVDFTKQTNNWGVGLPPELRDGITDDYVKGVFANPQTKPEPSHIEQASAVFTEFLRIASGSPLFSLQTAEQVIDRVGFHDGGKTQVPGLIVMSIDDGVGTVAGTESTARADLDPAVDAIVVVINATATTQSPTVKTAAGFTLHHIQQNSADAVVKTASFAAEGDDGVFTVPAYTTAVFVKTQAGAQGAGLSATATLGSSVAVPYGDTAVYVRGNVSPGGWDPVATNRLVYEGDGIYSVLLNVPAGAEIIFKVAEAGWSMPNLGSTAIMEIGDTITLTQGSNDNIRINVPTAGTYRFVLDASESTTAPTLTVENPDVYRDVAVYLRGTVTSWDTTTSANQFVHEGNSVYAISIPLAVGDDFMFKIASANWSTVNLGSATPVVLGENVALTQGSNDNLMLDITVAGNYRFEVDARNPDAPIVKVYREDLFAATPIYLRGTVSSAGWGDANSINQMTYAGKGLYTKTLTMAAGNYEFKVAEANWSNPNLGGSAVVLGEPGEVTQGSNDNIGLSITTAGDYRFTLDTRNPNAITIRVDALN encoded by the coding sequence ATGAAGTTCAATTCGCGAAATGAATCCGCGCGAAAAGCACTAGGGCTAGCTGCACTATTGCTTGGCTTATTCGCACTCAGCTCTTGTGGCGGTGGTGGCAGTGGCACCAATAACAATGCCGCTGAATTACCAACCTGTCGCGACCCACAGGTCTTGTTGGATAACGGTGTGTGCGGCGATCCGCGTCCGCCATTTGAATTGCCTGCATGCCCTGAGGGAACTATTCGTTCCGGCGCTGATTGCATAGTGCCCGATTTCCCCGTGCCGGAAAGATTGGCAGGGCCAAATGAAGCGGTGATCTTCGTTAATATTGAAGGTACTGCCGATGAAAAAAATGCGGCGTTCGCTTCATACAATCTGCACTTGTGGCAGGCTTGTGGTAATGGTTGGGGCAGCTCCGTAACAGACGGTAATAATACTACCTATGCTATCCCCACAACTTGGCCAAATGGTCCAGGTGTTGCCAGTAAAAATGACGGTGCCGTGGGCGTTCGTCACGATCCTTACTATGGTGCTTATTTTGTTATCCCTGTCAGTGAAACAGGGACTTGTGGTAATTACATTATTAAAACTCCCGGTGGTGCCGCGCAAACCAACGACTTGTCGTTGACGATTAAGCGCGATGGTGGGGATTACGAGCGCATGGCGTGGATCATTGTTAACGCCGATAACATGCGCAACAGCCGTGTGAGCAATGTGCCTATTTGTATCAACGATGTGTGCAGCCTTGAGCGCCCGTTGTTGAGTATCAGTGATGTGGAGGCGCACTGGATTAGCCCGCACACTATTATTTGGAATCGCTCATTTACTGCGGATAAACCCGTGAAGCTCTATCAGTCCGCCGCTGGAGGCATGGCGCCGGATGCAAGCGGTAACCTTCAGGGTGGTGAGTTATTTGCCACATTGAACGCTGGTCGTCCAATGACTGATGCAGAAAAGGCTTTGGTTCCTCATTTGGCCGATTATGTTGCCTATGATCTCCCTGTAGAAATCAGTATCGACAGTATTAAAGCTGCGTTGAAAAACGAGTTGCTGATTGTTGGCCGTTTCGATTCTGTTGAAGAAAATGAGCAAGGCCAAACCGTTACTGTTGAGCGCGGCCGAGCGACGCGTTTGCAGTTGCCTCATGTATTGGATGCGCTTTATGCCGACAGTGCCGCCGATGAAAAATTGGGCGTTAGCTATGGCTCCGGCGTAACCGCCAAGGTATGGGCGCCTACCGCGCAAAATGTTGATCTGCGCGTTTTCTCTGGCGATCCCTTGCGTGTATCTGCCACCTTGCCAATGACATTTGATGCAAATACCGGTGTGTGGAGTGTTACTGGCAGCGTTGCGGAATTGGATCGTAAGTTTTATCGCTTCCGCGTGACTGCATTCCATCCATTACAGAAAGCGGTGCGTCGCCTTGAAGTGACAGATCCTTACTCTGTATCGCTCTCCACGAATGGTCGTCATTCCCAGTTTGTAAACCTGGATGACGTAGATACCAAGCCTGCCGGTTGGGATGGCCATTTTATTCCTGAAGTGACGGCGCCAGAAAACATGGCAATTTACGAAGCACATATTCGTGATTTCAGTATTGATGATGCCAGCACGTCAACCAGCTATCGCGGCAAGTACCTTGCCTTTACTGAATCCAATTCCGTACCTGTACAGCATTTGAAATCCTTGGCAAATGCAGGTTTAACACACGTGCACCTGTTGCCGAGTAATGACAGCTCTAACATGAAAGAGGATTTTGATGGTCAGGTGAATTTGAACAGCTACATCCTTGAGCTTTGCCAGCGTGTACCTAATCGTGCTGCGGTCAGTGTGTGTGATGGCTCTGTGCCTAACAACTCTACTGTGCGTCAAGTGTTGGAAAGTTATGATCCACAAACGCCTGCTGCCCGTGAATTGATTGCCGCTATCGCCGATTTGGATGGCTTTAACTGGGGTTATGACCCTCAGCATTTCAATGCACCAGAAGGCACTTATTCAACCAATCCGCAGGGTTTCACTCGTGTAAAAGAAATGCGTGCGATGAACATGGCTCTGCATGAAATGGGGCTGCGCGTGGTGATGGATGTGGTGTACCCACATACTGTATCGTCTGGGATTGAGGCTGCAAACTCAGTGTTCGATAAAGTGGTTCCCGGCTATTACTACCGTGTAAATCCGGCTACTGCAGAGGTGGAAACTGGCACTGGCGCCGGCCCCGATACCGCAACCGAACACCGCATGATGGGCAAGTTTGTTGCTGACTCTGTTGTGCAGTGGGCCGAGCACTACAAAGTGGATGGCTTCCGTTTTGACCAATCCGGTTATATGCCCAAGTCTGTATTGGTAAATGCCTATGAGGCAGTAAAAGCTGTTGATCCTGATAACTACTTCTATGCAGAAGCCTGGACTCCGGGCGGTGGTTCATCCGGTGATCGCATTGCTGAGCGTGCAGTTCAGGAGGCGCTTGCTGGCACTGGTATTGGTACCTTCAATGATCGTATCCGCAACCCATTACAGCAAATGGCGCTGATCAATGGTGGTAATGTCGATGCGATTCGTGCCGGTCTGGCGGGCAACCTGAAGGACTTCAAACTGAAGACCAAATCCGGTGCGGTGATTAATGCTTCTACCGTGGGTGCTTACAACCTGGATCCACAAGAAGCGATTAACTACGTTGAGAAGCACGATAACGAAACCCTGTGGGACTGGATGCATCGCCCGGGTGCTGTGCCTGCCGATATGTCTATTGCCAACCGCACCCGTGTTAGCAGTCTGACGCTATCTGTACCGGTATTGAGCCAAGGTGTTCCGTTTGTACAAATGGGTACCGAGCTGCTGCGCTCCAAATCCATGTCGCCTAACAGCTATAACGCGGGCGATTGGTTCAATAAGGTGGACTTCACCAAGCAAACCAACAACTGGGGTGTAGGCCTGCCGCCAGAGCTGCGTGATGGCATTACTGATGACTATGTAAAAGGTGTGTTTGCCAACCCGCAAACCAAGCCTGAGCCAAGCCATATTGAACAAGCATCTGCTGTATTTACCGAGTTCCTGCGTATTGCCAGCGGTAGCCCGCTGTTCAGTTTGCAAACCGCCGAGCAGGTGATTGACCGTGTTGGCTTCCACGACGGTGGCAAGACACAAGTGCCAGGTTTGATTGTGATGAGCATTGATGATGGTGTGGGCACCGTTGCCGGTACCGAGTCAACGGCACGTGCTGATCTTGATCCTGCGGTAGACGCCATTGTGGTTGTGATTAACGCGACGGCGACAACGCAATCGCCCACTGTCAAAACAGCCGCGGGCTTTACCCTGCACCACATCCAGCAAAACTCTGCGGATGCCGTGGTGAAAACCGCCAGTTTCGCTGCCGAGGGTGATGATGGTGTATTCACTGTGCCTGCCTACACCACCGCGGTGTTTGTAAAAACCCAAGCGGGTGCCCAAGGCGCTGGCTTGTCGGCAACGGCAACCCTTGGTTCCAGCGTTGCTGTGCCATACGGTGATACTGCTGTTTATGTCCGTGGCAATGTTTCGCCTGGAGGATGGGATCCAGTTGCTACCAACCGTCTGGTATACGAGGGCGATGGCATTTACTCGGTATTGTTAAACGTGCCCGCCGGCGCTGAAATTATCTTCAAAGTTGCTGAAGCGGGCTGGAGCATGCCCAACCTTGGGTCCACTGCGATTATGGAGATTGGTGACACTATCACCCTGACCCAAGGCAGCAACGACAACATTCGCATCAACGTCCCAACGGCCGGTACCTATCGCTTTGTGTTGGATGCATCGGAAAGCACCACGGCGCCAACCCTGACAGTAGAAAACCCTGATGTGTATCGCGATGTAGCCGTATACCTGCGCGGTACTGTCACCAGTTGGGATACCACCACCAGTGCCAACCAATTCGTGCATGAGGGCAATAGTGTCTACGCCATCAGTATCCCCTTGGCAGTGGGCGATGACTTTATGTTCAAGATTGCCTCTGCAAACTGGAGCACGGTGAACCTGGGGTCAGCTACTCCGGTGGTACTGGGTGAAAACGTCGCTCTGACCCAAGGTAGCAATGACAACCTGATGCTGGATATTACGGTAGCGGGCAACTATCGCTTTGAGGTAGATGCGCGCAACCCTGACGCACCAATAGTGAAGGTGTACCGCGAAGATCTGTTTGCCGCTACCCCGATTTACCTGCGTGGCACTGTGTCATCGGCTGGCTGGGGTGATGCTAACAGCATCAACCAAATGACCTATGCCGGCAAAGGGTTGTACACCAAAACCCTCACTATGGCTGCAGGTAACTACGAGTTCAAAGTGGCCGAGGCAAACTGGAGCAACCCTAACCTTGGTGGTTCAGCTGTCGTCCTGGGTGAGCCTGGCGAAGTCACCCAAGGCTCTAATGACAATATCGGCCTCTCTATCACAACGGCCGGGGATTATCGCTTCACGCTCGATACCCGCAACCCAAATGCCATCACCATCCGTGTTGATGCGCTGAATTAA